The Akkermansia sp. N21116 genome includes a region encoding these proteins:
- a CDS encoding DUF58 domain-containing protein: MMERYLDHDWLSRLGNVPLEARRSVSGSVSGRHRSLSHGVSVEFAEYRKYVPGDDTRRLDWKAYARSDRYYVKEYESDTNLRAMFVIDVSGSMAFPGPGSKPSKYEKACCMAANLASLAIRQGDAVGACFAGAGSQEGSLRLYMAPSRRPVQLRTVMEQMAGIQPEGRTTLARSLHELAERMPARGLVVVFSDLYEEAVALKNALRHLSFKKHDLAVFHFVDAVERNLDIDCPTRFVDMEGRMALMTEPDLIRGEYASMMQDFMKACSRACTDVHADYNVVSSESPWQDTLTAFLMSRTGQL; encoded by the coding sequence ATGATGGAACGCTATCTGGATCATGACTGGCTGTCCCGCCTGGGGAACGTTCCCCTGGAGGCCCGCCGAAGTGTGTCCGGATCCGTTTCAGGACGTCATCGGAGCTTGAGTCACGGAGTTTCCGTGGAGTTTGCGGAATACCGTAAATATGTACCCGGGGATGATACTCGCCGATTGGATTGGAAGGCTTATGCACGTTCCGACCGATATTATGTCAAAGAGTATGAGTCGGATACGAATCTTCGTGCTATGTTCGTGATCGACGTGTCCGGGTCGATGGCTTTCCCTGGTCCGGGAAGCAAGCCGTCGAAATATGAGAAAGCCTGTTGCATGGCGGCTAATTTGGCCAGCCTTGCTATTCGTCAGGGAGATGCCGTGGGCGCTTGTTTCGCGGGAGCCGGAAGCCAGGAAGGTTCTTTGCGGCTCTACATGGCTCCGTCGCGGCGTCCGGTACAGCTACGGACAGTGATGGAGCAGATGGCCGGCATTCAACCGGAGGGAAGGACGACTCTGGCCCGTTCCCTCCACGAGTTGGCGGAACGGATGCCGGCGCGAGGATTGGTTGTGGTCTTTTCGGATTTGTACGAGGAGGCGGTAGCATTGAAAAATGCGCTCCGTCATTTGTCATTTAAAAAGCACGATTTGGCCGTGTTCCATTTCGTCGATGCCGTAGAGCGAAATCTGGACATTGATTGTCCGACCCGATTTGTGGATATGGAAGGCAGGATGGCGTTGATGACGGAGCCGGATCTGATCCGCGGCGAGTACGCTTCCATGATGCAGGATTTTATGAAGGCATGTTCACGCGCTTGTACTGATGTGCATGCGGATTACAATGTCGTGTCTTCCGAGTCTCCCTGGCAGGATACCCTGACGGCTTTCCTGATGAGCCGCACCGGCCAGTTGTGA
- a CDS encoding HAMP domain-containing sensor histidine kinase produces MTTVKKGRLYLLLFCLVPVFGVLAWLSWSLVASENDRVQDEYGKRLGSWSRAVSREMDARMSSLLAAEQSRWVDLHEAIALKDGVSSAQGEQALSNMVLTALAQEKPAYVRGYLVVFPSGKISTPESDPEWLAAAVGKSHLGGSLLQEMRRFSSERTDARYSSATEAAGSGFTVFWQDGDLFALRPVMMPDGMGAEGLVFRWERLKAMLLSTVNPILPGGDLVPIEDGQGGFVLGSLPIRFLPGDRLADGYSPGMSVLRWTLAGAWVVAVLSVSGLVALLLAMMRLEQRRADFVATVTHELRTPLTSISLTAEMLEDGMLAPSKLPEYYASLRRECRRLEHMVENVLAYARLQKGGGRPMRDTVSVEELLEPIAERMKERLEKAGFEFLCSIPHAVRIRLLRTDVLAVEQIMDNLVTNTIKYGRGDASIASEARLNVQVGGEYLMMHFRDNGPGISSKNRKLVFEPFRRSREAELGRKPGVGLGLSLARGLARSLGGDLKLERSNLSGAAFLLTLPLGAGTD; encoded by the coding sequence ATGACCACAGTGAAGAAAGGGCGTCTCTATCTGTTGCTGTTTTGCCTGGTTCCCGTTTTCGGTGTGCTGGCGTGGTTAAGCTGGTCCCTGGTTGCTTCCGAGAATGATCGGGTACAGGACGAGTATGGAAAGAGACTCGGCAGCTGGTCCCGTGCCGTGTCCCGGGAGATGGATGCCCGCATGAGTTCCCTGCTGGCGGCGGAGCAATCCCGGTGGGTTGACCTGCATGAGGCTATTGCCTTGAAGGACGGTGTTTCTTCGGCCCAGGGGGAGCAGGCCCTTTCCAACATGGTTCTGACGGCTTTGGCTCAGGAAAAACCGGCGTATGTCAGGGGATATCTGGTGGTGTTTCCGTCTGGAAAGATTTCTACGCCGGAATCCGATCCGGAATGGCTGGCTGCTGCCGTGGGAAAATCTCATTTGGGGGGATCGCTGTTGCAGGAAATGCGTCGTTTTTCCTCCGAGCGGACTGATGCCAGGTATAGCTCTGCTACGGAGGCGGCAGGTTCGGGTTTTACCGTTTTCTGGCAGGATGGGGATTTATTTGCTCTGCGTCCGGTGATGATGCCGGACGGCATGGGCGCGGAAGGGTTGGTATTCCGCTGGGAGAGATTGAAGGCGATGCTTCTTTCGACGGTGAATCCGATTTTGCCGGGAGGAGATCTGGTTCCGATAGAGGACGGGCAGGGCGGGTTTGTTCTAGGATCCCTGCCGATCAGGTTTCTTCCGGGAGACAGATTGGCCGACGGATATAGCCCGGGCATGTCCGTTCTGCGCTGGACTTTGGCGGGGGCGTGGGTTGTTGCTGTGTTGTCGGTTTCCGGATTGGTGGCTCTTTTGCTGGCGATGATGCGGTTGGAACAACGCCGGGCGGATTTCGTCGCTACGGTGACGCATGAGTTGAGAACCCCCCTGACATCTATTTCTCTTACCGCGGAGATGCTGGAGGACGGCATGCTGGCTCCGTCCAAGCTGCCGGAGTATTACGCTTCGCTCCGGCGCGAGTGCCGGAGGCTGGAACACATGGTTGAAAATGTCCTGGCCTATGCCCGTCTCCAGAAAGGAGGCGGTCGCCCTATGCGCGATACGGTGAGCGTGGAGGAATTGCTGGAACCGATTGCGGAGCGGATGAAGGAACGCCTGGAGAAGGCCGGATTCGAGTTTTTATGCTCTATTCCCCATGCGGTTCGCATCCGTCTGCTTCGTACGGACGTGCTGGCGGTAGAGCAGATCATGGATAACTTGGTAACCAATACAATCAAGTATGGGAGAGGGGATGCATCGATTGCGTCGGAAGCCCGATTGAATGTACAAGTCGGGGGCGAGTATTTGATGATGCATTTCCGAGATAACGGTCCGGGAATTTCTTCCAAGAATAGGAAATTGGTGTTCGAACCCTTCCGCCGTTCACGGGAAGCCGAACTGGGACGCAAGCCCGGCGTGGGACTGGGGCTTTCCCTGGCACGCGGCCTGGCACGTTCCCTGGGGGGGGATTTGAAGCTGGAACGGAGCAACTTGTCCGGTGCCGCGTTTCTCCTGACTCTGCCTCTTGGCGCCGGGACGGACTAG
- a CDS encoding carbon-nitrogen hydrolase, translating to MPKVALIQLSADESPAVNKARTEDAIRQAAANGAQIICTQELFTTQYFCRMEDCEFFDLADPLPGPLTEAHQSLAAELGVVIVASGFEKRATGLYHNTAWVIDADGSFLGLYRKMHIPQDPGFEEKFYFTPGDLGYKAFKTKFGTIGVLICWDQWYPEAARLTALEGAEILFYPTAIGWLPEEKPLLGEAQHCAWETVQRGHAVANGCYVCAINRVGTEGNSEFWGQTFISDFYGQIIAKAPVSEETILYANIDLKALEDHRRIWPFFRDRRIETYGGITRRWGH from the coding sequence ATGCCGAAGGTCGCTCTCATCCAATTGTCCGCAGACGAATCACCCGCCGTCAACAAAGCTCGCACCGAGGATGCCATCCGTCAGGCCGCCGCTAACGGAGCACAGATCATTTGTACTCAGGAACTCTTCACGACCCAATACTTCTGCAGGATGGAAGACTGCGAGTTCTTCGACCTTGCAGACCCTCTCCCGGGTCCTCTGACAGAAGCCCACCAGAGCCTTGCCGCCGAGCTTGGCGTCGTAATCGTCGCTTCCGGCTTTGAAAAACGCGCCACCGGTCTCTACCACAACACCGCCTGGGTTATCGACGCAGACGGTTCCTTCCTCGGCCTGTACCGCAAAATGCACATCCCGCAAGACCCCGGATTCGAAGAAAAATTCTACTTCACGCCCGGCGACCTGGGCTACAAGGCATTCAAAACGAAATTCGGAACAATAGGTGTCCTGATCTGCTGGGACCAGTGGTACCCGGAAGCAGCCAGGCTGACGGCTCTGGAAGGGGCCGAGATCCTCTTCTACCCCACCGCCATCGGCTGGCTCCCCGAAGAAAAACCCTTGCTCGGCGAAGCACAACACTGCGCCTGGGAAACCGTCCAGCGCGGCCACGCCGTCGCCAACGGATGCTATGTCTGCGCCATCAACCGCGTCGGAACCGAAGGCAACAGCGAATTCTGGGGACAAACTTTCATCTCGGACTTCTACGGGCAAATCATTGCCAAGGCTCCCGTCTCCGAAGAAACCATCCTCTATGCCAACATCGACCTGAAGGCCTTGGAAGACCACCGCCGCATCTGGCCTTTCTTCCGTGACCGCCGCATTGAAACCTACGGCGGCATTACCAGACGCTGGGGACATTAA
- a CDS encoding sodium:alanine symporter family protein — MIDALNNAFTSLSSFLWGWPLLTLLLGTHIFLTIRLKFPQRHLVTALKMYFSRDEANKEGDISQFSALMIALAATVGTGNIIGVALAISIGGPGAVFWCWITGILGMATRYGEGLLAIRYRVRSSDGQMMGGPMYVLERGMHSKSLGIVFAILTAIAAFGIGNVTQGNAAATLLNETWAIPTWLSASVLTVLTGLVMLGGIKSIGRTCALMVPLMAVFYIGGCLFILIMQTHHVLPAISLILESAFSGEAVEGGFAGATLMMAMRAGVSRGLFSNEAGLGSAPIASAAAKTANSVRQALISSTGPFWDTVIICALTGIVITTSVIAHPDISFTDGKTLTFSAFSKIPYIGMPLLTVSLLTFVISTLLGWSYFGEKAMEYLVGIKSVFPYRIVWVILVFVGCIAKVEMVWNFADCANALMCIPNLISLIGLSGVIVADTRHYLWNHHLDEHDNTPIPEVD; from the coding sequence ATGATCGACGCCCTCAACAATGCCTTTACCTCTCTAAGTTCCTTCCTCTGGGGATGGCCCTTGCTAACCCTCCTGCTCGGTACGCACATCTTCCTCACCATCCGCCTCAAATTCCCGCAAAGACATCTCGTCACGGCGCTCAAAATGTATTTTTCCCGTGATGAAGCCAATAAGGAAGGGGACATCTCCCAGTTCAGCGCTCTGATGATCGCCCTGGCAGCCACTGTCGGCACGGGCAACATTATCGGAGTCGCCCTTGCCATCTCCATCGGAGGACCGGGTGCCGTCTTCTGGTGCTGGATCACCGGAATCCTGGGCATGGCCACTCGGTACGGAGAAGGATTGCTGGCCATCAGGTACCGAGTCCGCAGCAGTGACGGACAAATGATGGGAGGTCCCATGTACGTCCTTGAGCGCGGGATGCACTCCAAATCCCTCGGTATCGTCTTCGCCATTCTGACTGCTATCGCCGCCTTCGGTATCGGCAACGTGACCCAGGGTAACGCGGCAGCAACCCTGCTGAATGAAACATGGGCCATTCCCACCTGGCTTTCTGCCTCAGTCCTCACTGTCCTGACCGGTCTGGTCATGCTGGGAGGTATCAAGAGCATTGGTCGGACATGCGCCCTGATGGTTCCCCTGATGGCTGTTTTTTACATCGGAGGGTGTCTGTTCATCCTGATCATGCAGACCCACCACGTTCTGCCGGCCATCAGTCTCATTCTGGAATCCGCCTTCAGCGGGGAAGCCGTCGAAGGAGGATTCGCAGGAGCAACGTTGATGATGGCCATGCGCGCCGGGGTATCGCGCGGCCTCTTCTCCAACGAGGCCGGTCTGGGTTCGGCTCCGATTGCCTCGGCTGCGGCTAAAACAGCCAATTCCGTCCGCCAGGCTCTCATCTCCTCCACCGGACCGTTCTGGGACACGGTCATCATCTGCGCCTTGACAGGCATTGTCATCACAACGAGCGTCATCGCCCATCCGGACATCTCGTTCACCGATGGCAAAACACTTACATTTAGCGCTTTTTCAAAAATACCCTACATCGGCATGCCACTCCTGACCGTCAGCTTGCTGACCTTCGTCATCTCCACTCTTCTGGGATGGTCCTATTTCGGAGAAAAAGCTATGGAATACCTCGTCGGCATCAAATCCGTTTTTCCCTACCGCATCGTCTGGGTTATCCTCGTTTTCGTCGGTTGCATCGCCAAAGTCGAGATGGTATGGAATTTCGCCGACTGCGCCAATGCCCTCATGTGCATCCCCAACCTCATCAGCCTGATCGGCCTTTCCGGAGTCATCGTCGCCGATACCCGGCACTACCTCTGGAACCACCACCTGGACGAACATGATAACACTCCGATTCCGGAAGTCGACTAA
- a CDS encoding MoxR family ATPase produces the protein MQSSSLPTDDVESIDRLGAVYGDLRRELGKTIIGQQRVLELVSVSLFAGGHALLMGVPGLAKTLLVGSVAKSLDLSFNRIQFTPDLMPSDITGTDIIQDAGLGGKRMFEFVKGPVFSHIVLADEINRAPAKTQSAMLEAMQEHRVTVMGRTFELPRPFFVLATQNPIEQEGTYPLPEAQLDRFMFLIEVDYPGFDEELRIARETTGGEVKPPAPVLSGEEIIFFQQLVRRIPVPEHCYDYVVKLVRASRPGLEESPDWVKEFVSWGAGPRAVQYLILGAKARAALLGSYMVRQEDIDAMAEPVLIHRIVTNFAAESQGLTPALVIKRLIGELKE, from the coding sequence ATGCAATCCTCTTCACTGCCGACGGATGATGTGGAGTCCATCGATCGCCTGGGAGCGGTTTATGGTGATCTCCGCCGGGAACTTGGCAAGACGATCATCGGCCAGCAACGCGTGCTGGAACTGGTGTCCGTGTCGCTTTTTGCCGGAGGTCATGCCTTGCTGATGGGGGTGCCCGGGCTGGCGAAAACCCTGCTTGTCGGTTCTGTGGCTAAATCTCTTGATTTATCGTTTAACCGCATTCAATTTACGCCGGATCTGATGCCGTCCGACATCACCGGGACGGATATCATCCAGGATGCCGGGCTGGGGGGCAAACGTATGTTCGAATTTGTCAAAGGTCCGGTGTTTTCTCATATTGTGCTGGCGGACGAGATCAACCGTGCACCGGCGAAGACCCAGTCCGCTATGTTGGAGGCCATGCAGGAACACCGGGTGACCGTTATGGGACGCACGTTCGAGCTACCGCGTCCGTTTTTTGTCCTGGCAACCCAGAATCCCATCGAACAGGAGGGAACTTATCCTTTGCCGGAAGCACAGTTGGATCGCTTCATGTTTCTGATCGAGGTGGATTACCCTGGCTTTGACGAGGAATTGCGCATTGCACGGGAAACGACCGGAGGGGAGGTCAAGCCCCCGGCTCCCGTGTTGTCCGGTGAGGAAATCATCTTTTTTCAGCAATTGGTGCGCCGTATTCCTGTGCCGGAACATTGTTATGACTACGTTGTCAAACTGGTCCGTGCCTCCCGTCCGGGGCTGGAAGAGTCACCGGACTGGGTGAAAGAATTTGTCAGCTGGGGGGCAGGGCCTCGTGCCGTCCAATACCTGATCCTCGGTGCGAAGGCACGTGCCGCCTTGCTGGGCAGCTATATGGTGCGCCAGGAGGATATTGATGCCATGGCGGAACCGGTGCTGATCCATCGTATTGTAACGAATTTTGCGGCGGAATCCCAGGGATTGACTCCGGCTTTGGTCATTAAACGCCTCATCGGCGAACTGAAGGAGTAA
- a CDS encoding NUDIX hydrolase produces the protein MNPDHPEAPRILFEGKFLRLIKEGRWEYVERVRANGAVMVIAVTPEKELILVEEYRYPLHSITIGLPAGISGDEGPESLENSARRELLEEAGYQARDMVHLCTGPSSPGLTTEMISFFMATGLTKISSGGGVDNEDITVHHVPLDTIDKWISDQLTQGKILDPKVYLGLHFLHR, from the coding sequence ATGAATCCTGACCACCCGGAAGCCCCACGCATCCTGTTCGAAGGGAAATTCCTGCGTCTTATCAAGGAAGGACGCTGGGAATACGTTGAACGAGTCCGCGCCAACGGAGCCGTCATGGTCATCGCCGTCACTCCGGAGAAGGAACTCATCCTCGTCGAAGAATACCGGTATCCCCTTCATTCCATAACGATCGGACTCCCGGCCGGTATCTCCGGCGACGAAGGCCCGGAAAGCCTTGAAAACTCCGCACGGCGGGAACTGTTAGAAGAAGCCGGGTACCAGGCACGCGATATGGTTCATCTCTGCACGGGGCCGTCATCGCCCGGTCTGACAACAGAAATGATCAGCTTTTTCATGGCCACCGGTCTCACGAAAATATCAAGCGGCGGCGGAGTCGACAACGAAGACATCACCGTCCACCATGTCCCGCTTGACACTATCGACAAATGGATATCAGATCAATTGACCCAAGGTAAAATCCTGGATCCCAAGGTTTACCTCGGACTCCACTTCCTGCACCGTTGA
- a CDS encoding tyrosine recombinase → MRERIEQFQMFLAAERGLSTSYQLSVLQSLEHLAKWMESQSLTLEDISLVRLVDFMDFLADGSRKRSTRRVEMVHVRIFFRWLHMRHFLPTDPAALLDSAQPEIQLPETLDEETVRILLESISPDDLPLGARDRAILELLYASGLRVSELTSLRLEHYDAGERFLRVTGKGDKTRFVPVGEQAAAAIAFYLERSRPKLVGKKTRSHMFLSRRGTALTRERIRQIIRERAAAAGLDEHVYPHLLRHSFATHLLHNGADLRIIQELLGHADISTTQIYTHVDDAALRSIHHRFHPRG, encoded by the coding sequence ATGAGAGAACGTATCGAACAGTTCCAAATGTTCCTGGCCGCGGAACGGGGGTTAAGTACATCCTACCAGCTTTCCGTCCTTCAAAGCCTGGAACACCTCGCAAAATGGATGGAAAGCCAATCCCTCACTCTGGAGGATATCTCTCTGGTCCGTCTGGTCGATTTCATGGATTTTCTCGCGGACGGTTCCCGCAAGCGCAGTACCAGGCGCGTTGAGATGGTTCACGTCCGCATCTTCTTCCGTTGGCTTCATATGCGGCATTTCCTTCCGACGGATCCGGCGGCACTCCTTGATTCCGCGCAACCTGAAATACAATTGCCCGAGACACTCGACGAAGAAACCGTCCGTATCCTTCTGGAAAGTATCTCTCCGGACGACCTCCCCCTCGGCGCCCGCGACCGCGCCATTCTGGAACTCCTGTACGCCAGCGGACTCCGAGTCAGTGAACTGACCAGCCTCCGCCTGGAACACTACGATGCCGGAGAACGTTTTCTGCGCGTCACCGGAAAGGGAGACAAAACGCGGTTTGTCCCCGTGGGTGAACAAGCCGCCGCCGCCATCGCCTTCTACCTGGAACGCTCCCGCCCGAAACTCGTCGGTAAAAAAACAAGGAGTCACATGTTCCTATCTCGCAGGGGGACGGCACTCACACGCGAAAGAATCCGCCAGATCATCCGCGAACGCGCCGCAGCCGCAGGATTGGACGAACACGTCTACCCGCACCTTCTGCGCCATTCCTTCGCTACCCATCTTCTACATAACGGAGCCGATCTGCGCATCATCCAGGAACTCCTCGGCCATGCCGACATCTCCACCACCCAAATCTACACCCATGTGGACGATGCCGCTCTGCGTTCTATCCACCACCGCTTTCATCCAAGGGGTTAG
- a CDS encoding thioredoxin family protein encodes MKSFLPFAVAVACIAPAFAADGWLSDLDEAKKAAAEQNKNILIEFTGSDWCPPCMALKKNVMSKEEFTGPASEQFVLLELDYPRQKEQSAEVKAKNQALAQKYGIEGFPTVVFADAKGVPFGSFVGGRDMDSVKKAMSDALKAKVDIDKAMAEAGKSEGEAKIKALGQVLKLAPKEYADTFYGDVKKELLELDKDDVSGLRAADALAKKLQEQEVALMNAMNGLGRDASPEEITKALDKFAETEGLLPETKQKIGYYRFQSLMGEGKLDEAIAVMDEAIKLSPESEPAQMMSSMKDFISKNKEQILKKIQEDKAARQGQPAEDKK; translated from the coding sequence ATGAAATCATTCCTACCATTCGCCGTAGCTGTCGCATGCATCGCTCCCGCTTTTGCCGCTGACGGCTGGTTGTCCGATTTGGACGAAGCCAAAAAGGCAGCTGCCGAACAGAATAAAAATATTTTAATCGAATTTACCGGTTCCGACTGGTGCCCTCCCTGCATGGCTCTCAAAAAGAACGTCATGAGCAAGGAAGAGTTCACGGGGCCTGCTTCGGAACAATTCGTTCTGCTGGAACTGGACTATCCCAGACAGAAAGAACAATCGGCTGAAGTGAAGGCCAAGAACCAGGCTCTTGCCCAGAAGTATGGCATTGAAGGATTCCCGACGGTCGTGTTCGCCGATGCCAAGGGTGTTCCCTTCGGTTCATTTGTCGGTGGTCGTGACATGGATAGTGTCAAGAAGGCTATGTCCGATGCTTTGAAAGCCAAGGTGGACATTGACAAGGCAATGGCGGAAGCCGGCAAATCTGAGGGGGAAGCCAAGATCAAGGCTCTCGGTCAGGTGCTGAAGCTGGCTCCCAAGGAATATGCGGATACCTTCTATGGCGACGTGAAAAAGGAACTCCTCGAATTGGACAAGGATGATGTTTCCGGTCTTCGCGCTGCGGATGCCCTTGCCAAGAAATTGCAGGAACAGGAAGTTGCCTTGATGAATGCAATGAATGGCCTTGGTAGAGATGCCTCCCCGGAAGAAATAACGAAGGCTCTGGACAAATTTGCCGAAACGGAAGGCCTCCTTCCCGAAACCAAGCAGAAGATCGGCTATTACCGTTTCCAGAGTCTGATGGGAGAAGGCAAGCTTGACGAAGCCATCGCCGTGATGGACGAAGCTATCAAACTATCCCCGGAGAGCGAACCTGCCCAAATGATGTCCAGCATGAAGGATTTCATCAGCAAGAATAAGGAACAAATCCTGAAGAAAATCCAGGAAGACAAGGCTGCCAGACAGGGACAGCCTGCAGAGGACAAGAAATAA
- a CDS encoding manganese efflux pump, with the protein MNFLEIILLALALAMDAFVVSFSYGLIMKRHRLGNALRLGTTTGCGQFLMPVIGFALISSAYRNESLRGIIESWDHWIAFGVFLLLGLKVIQESRNSSDDEDDIRDESSGLISIATLFAIGIATSIDALVAGGSIFLLSTQPCLTPGQSAALSLFPAASLIPATVIGLVTFMCAVTGFLSAGYLHRLPTRLLGILAGLVLIGIGTRILWEHTC; encoded by the coding sequence ATGAATTTTCTGGAAATTATCCTGCTAGCCCTGGCTCTCGCCATGGATGCCTTCGTCGTCTCCTTCTCCTACGGTTTGATCATGAAGAGACATCGCCTGGGCAATGCTCTGCGCCTGGGTACAACCACGGGTTGCGGTCAATTCTTAATGCCCGTCATCGGATTTGCTCTCATTTCCAGCGCCTACCGCAACGAATCTCTCCGCGGTATCATAGAATCATGGGATCACTGGATCGCCTTCGGCGTATTCCTCCTTCTCGGCCTGAAAGTCATTCAGGAATCCCGGAATTCATCCGACGATGAAGACGACATCCGCGACGAATCTTCCGGTCTCATTTCCATAGCCACACTGTTTGCCATCGGCATCGCCACCAGCATTGATGCCCTCGTCGCCGGCGGAAGTATCTTCCTCCTCAGTACCCAGCCCTGTTTGACACCGGGTCAATCAGCCGCGCTCTCTCTATTTCCGGCGGCATCACTCATCCCGGCCACCGTTATCGGTCTTGTCACCTTCATGTGCGCAGTCACCGGATTTCTCTCCGCAGGATATTTGCACCGCCTTCCCACACGACTCCTCGGCATTCTGGCCGGACTCGTTCTCATCGGCATAGGTACCCGCATCCTATGGGAACATACCTGCTAG
- the metG gene encoding methionine--tRNA ligase: protein MYYITTAIDYTNAPPHIGHAYEKVLSDVLARWHRLKGEEVFFLTGVDQHGQKVQQTAEKRGISPEQHANEMTEKFKDLWLRLGLQYDGWAATSDPRHIACVQKILTNLYEKGDLYKKAYKGFYSVRQEQFLTDKERKEDGSFGEEWGEVVEIEEENWYFSLTKYAQWLQDFITSSDTFVLPDFRKKAVINAINDAFEYDLCISRPKTRLAWGIEIPFDPDFVTYVWFDALINYISFAGYLKEPGSDLPDFDKLWPADCEVIGKDILVPAHGIYWPAMLHAMGFSDEQMPSLLVHGWWNINGEKMSKSIGNVVDPNVLIDAFGKEALRYYLVRDIVSGYDSDFDADRLVMLYNTELANTFGNLCNRTLAMTRKYQAASLTAVGDYDDELSASLRKSMADTVAQFGTLMDDNQTSKALAALNAHLTACNVYLQQQAPWELAKDETQAARINCVLRHVIECCAQSAVLLSCVLPEATERILGQINATEIYTGLTPADLRWGILPDEHNVCEEAIPVFPRILSEEEKAKIAAKAAKEAAKKAGH, encoded by the coding sequence ATGTATTATATCACCACGGCAATTGACTACACGAATGCGCCGCCCCACATCGGGCACGCCTATGAAAAAGTATTGTCGGATGTTTTGGCTCGCTGGCACCGATTGAAGGGAGAGGAAGTCTTCTTCCTGACCGGCGTGGACCAGCATGGACAAAAAGTTCAGCAAACGGCGGAAAAACGGGGAATCAGCCCCGAACAGCACGCCAATGAAATGACGGAAAAATTCAAAGACCTCTGGCTCCGGCTCGGCCTCCAATACGATGGATGGGCCGCCACCAGCGATCCCCGTCACATCGCCTGCGTCCAGAAAATCCTGACCAACCTCTACGAAAAGGGAGACCTCTACAAAAAGGCATACAAGGGATTCTATTCCGTTCGACAGGAACAATTCCTGACCGACAAGGAACGCAAGGAAGACGGCAGCTTCGGGGAAGAATGGGGAGAAGTCGTTGAAATTGAAGAAGAAAACTGGTACTTCAGTCTCACGAAGTATGCCCAGTGGTTACAGGATTTTATCACCTCTTCCGATACGTTCGTCTTGCCGGATTTCCGCAAGAAGGCCGTCATCAATGCTATCAACGATGCTTTCGAATACGATCTTTGCATTTCTCGCCCCAAGACCCGTCTGGCCTGGGGTATCGAAATCCCCTTTGATCCGGATTTCGTCACCTACGTTTGGTTCGACGCCCTGATCAACTACATCTCCTTCGCCGGCTACCTCAAGGAACCCGGCAGCGATCTGCCTGACTTCGACAAGCTGTGGCCCGCCGACTGCGAAGTCATCGGCAAGGATATTCTGGTGCCCGCCCACGGAATCTACTGGCCAGCTATGCTCCATGCCATGGGATTCAGCGATGAGCAAATGCCCTCGCTCCTCGTCCACGGATGGTGGAACATCAATGGTGAAAAAATGTCCAAGTCCATCGGCAATGTCGTTGACCCCAATGTCCTCATCGATGCCTTCGGAAAAGAAGCTCTGCGCTACTACCTCGTCCGTGATATCGTAAGCGGCTACGACTCCGACTTCGATGCGGACCGCCTCGTCATGCTCTACAACACCGAGTTGGCCAACACCTTCGGCAACCTCTGCAACCGCACGCTCGCCATGACCAGGAAGTACCAGGCTGCCTCTTTGACAGCCGTTGGAGACTACGATGACGAGCTCTCCGCCTCACTCCGCAAGTCCATGGCGGACACCGTGGCACAATTCGGCACCCTGATGGATGACAACCAGACATCCAAGGCCCTGGCTGCCCTCAATGCCCACTTGACCGCTTGCAACGTATACCTCCAGCAACAGGCTCCCTGGGAGCTTGCCAAGGACGAAACCCAGGCAGCGCGCATCAACTGCGTGCTACGCCATGTGATCGAATGCTGTGCCCAATCCGCCGTTCTGCTCTCCTGCGTCCTGCCGGAAGCCACCGAACGCATCCTGGGACAGATCAACGCCACGGAAATCTACACGGGCCTCACTCCTGCAGATCTCCGCTGGGGTATCCTGCCCGACGAACACAACGTCTGCGAAGAAGCTATCCCTGTCTTCCCAAGAATCCTCTCTGAGGAAGAAAAAGCCAAAATCGCGGCAAAAGCGGCAAAAGAAGCTGCTAAGAAGGCGGGACACTAA